A genomic window from Chrysoperla carnea chromosome 3, inChrCarn1.1, whole genome shotgun sequence includes:
- the LOC123295671 gene encoding defensin ARD1-like has product MANNYRSMLVLVCLTFLVIVSSPENGVEADKLIGSCVWGAVNYTSNCNKECKRRGYKGGHCGSFANVNCWCET; this is encoded by the coding sequence atggCAAACAATTATCGTTCCATGTTAGTATTGGTATGTCTTACATTTTTGGTTATTGTTTCATCTCCGGAAAATGGAGTCGAAGCTGACAAACTTATTGGTAGCTGTGTATGGGGTGCTGTTAACTATACTTCAAATTGTAACAAGGAATGTAAAAGACGTGGATACAAAGGTGGACATTGTGGAAGCTTTGCTAACGTCAACTGTTGGTGTGAAACATAA
- the LOC123295720 gene encoding defensin ARD1-like: protein MANNYRSMLLLVCLTFMVIVSSPENGVEADKLIGSCVWGAVNYTSNCNKECKRRGFKGGHCGSFANVNCWCET from the coding sequence ATGGCAAACAATTATCGTTCAATGTTATTATTGGTATGTCTCACCTTTATGGTTATTGTTTCATCTCCGGAAAATGGAGTCGAAGCTGACAAACTTATCGGTAGCTGTGTATGGGGTGCTGTTAACTATACTTCAAATTGTAACAAGGAATGTAAAAGACGTGGATTCAAAGGAGGTCATTGTGGAAGCTTTGCTAATGTCAATTGTTGGTGTGAAACATAA